A window of the Arachis duranensis cultivar V14167 chromosome 5, aradu.V14167.gnm2.J7QH, whole genome shotgun sequence genome harbors these coding sequences:
- the LOC107489065 gene encoding DNA-directed RNA polymerases II, IV and V subunit 12, translating to MDPQAEPVSYICGDCGMENTLKPGDVIQCRECGYRILYKKRTRRIVQYEAR from the exons ATGGATCCTCAAGCTGAGCCAGTTAGCTACATCTGCGGAg ATTGTGGTATGGAGAATACGCTGAAACCAGGTGATGTTATACAGTGCAGAGAATGCGGTTACCGTATCCTTTACAAGAAGCGCACTCGTCGCA TTGTCCAGTATGAGGCACGTTGA